A DNA window from Portunus trituberculatus isolate SZX2019 chromosome 47, ASM1759143v1, whole genome shotgun sequence contains the following coding sequences:
- the LOC123520748 gene encoding vegetative cell wall protein gp1-like has translation MQHAPPPPLAPQCSMGGHDAPASPARLTVSHTSSPPAKQRSLDGRALSPPPSRLQPTGGRASVPPIHLRVSTGCAPSQPSVDARHPYWPPAPPQPTEGCASVLPPVSRQPTPISSDSPTPSSPPQHPEWFPASQRPLLWVRDICSGARFLVDSGAEPCAQPTPSLTTLRQATQFEALLQEFPLLTFPQSAPPRVQQEVQHSIVTAGPPCFAWPRRLPPECLYAARKEFDLMLEEGIVRPSDSNLTSPLHMVPKA, from the exons ATGCAACATGCACCGCCTCCGCCACTGGCCCCGCAGTGTTCCATGGGCGGCCATGACGCGCCTGCGTCCCCTGCACGGCTTACTGTCTCTCACACGTCGTCCCCGCCGGCGAAGCAGCGGTCCCTGGATGGCCGGGCCCTGTCTCCTCCACCATCTCGTCTACAGCCTACTGGTGGCCGGGCCTCCGTGCCGCCCATCCATCTGCGAGTCTCGACTGGGTGCGCTCCTTCACAGCCTTCGGTCGACGCCAGGCACCCCTACTGGCCGCCCGCTCCTCCACAGCCCACAGAGGGCTGTGCCTCGGTCCTGCCGCCAGTGTCCCGTCAGCCCACTCCCATCTCGTCTGACTCCCCTACGCCGTCATCTCCGCCGCAGCACCCAGAGTGGTTTCCTGCCAGCCAGCGCCCCCTTCTCTGGGTGAGAGACATATGCTCCGGGGCCCGTTTCCTGGTGGATTCCGGGGCAGAG CCCTGCGCGCAGCCGACGCCGTCCCTCACCACCCTCCGCCAAGCGACGCAGTTCGAGGCCCTCCTCCAGGAGTTTCCCCTCCTTACATTCCCACAGTCCGCCCCGCCTCGGGTCCAACAAGAGGTACAGCACTCCATCGTGACGGCTGGTCCTCCGTGCTTCGCTTGGCCCCGGCGGCTGCCCCCGGAATGTCTTTACGCTGCGCGCAAGGAGTTTGACCTCATGCTGGAGGAAGGCATTGTGCGCCCATCTGACAGCAACTTGACGTCGCCACTTCACATGGTGCCCAAGGCCTAG